The genomic segment cTTCACGTTTCAGCTTGTGAGTCACTCTGGTCTAAGCATTCAGGTGAAATGACCACCCTTGCAAAGGAAATTCAAGGAGGGGAAAAgcaatcatcatcatcccccGCCGCCTGCCAAGCTACTGTACGACTGACTGGCTGGGTTAGTTTTGGAGTGGATGCGAAGGTCAGGGGCTTGTAACTTCTCATTCGCTGTCGCCGTTTCCTTGGCACAGGATCTGACTCGCTGCCCAGAGCTCTTATTGGCGTCCAGGGTACTATGGGCTGGTAAATGGCTGGGTCATTTTAAACTGCCATAATAAAAGCACATTTAGGCTGCAGCTTAAATTAAGTACTCAAGGAAACTATTGCGACTGGGGCAGGAGAGTGGAGAGACTGTTATGTGTCGCCAAGGCGTTGTCAACACCAGACAGTCTGGTGTGTTTGCGGCTCTTTTTACAAGATTTTTCTGCTCGGACGTCAGCGGAAGTGTCTCCCTCACTCAACTCACCAGGTGCTAGTCTGTCATGTGGGAAACGTACGAACCTGCTTTATGAGTGCTGAAGGATGGTGGGGGTGTTAGAGCTGTGCTTCGACGTACATTCTTTTCAGGACACCCAGACGGCCAGATTCTGGCGTGCTGTTAACTCGGACCAACAGTTTAAGTTTGAGGTCAGAGCCAATATTGCTGCGGGTTCCCCTTTGCAGGATAATGAAGAAATGCCAACTCAACTTTTCTGCTGTGTGTCAAGTGCTCTGTGTATTTTCACTCTATCCCATTGGAGTTTGTAGTTATATGGTTTCTTTACCAAGTTTTATTACACAGTTCAATATAGATAGCTTGCTGTTAATATTCTTaactcttttcatctctctcagGGTTTAGGTGGCAGAAAACTGGCAGATAAACACATgcattaataaaatgtgtatttttgaaGGTATGCTGTGACATTTTCTCTTGTCTGTGTACAGAACCATATGAATGAGTCAAGCATAGTATTAACAGAAGAGGCTAAGGGAAGCCGCTAGCATGGAGCGTGTGTGTTAGGGCGAGTTGTTTTCTGTaacaatttttttaataaaagctttttttctaaCTCAGTACTATTAATGTGAACCATTTCTAGCTCTAGGTTGCTAGCCATGAGTATTATTCACATGTATCACATAACTAACCCCAAAACCATCTCTTTGCCTGCAGATTAAACAATCAGACACAGCATGTACAAATATGAATCATTCCTTTAACACAAGCGCCTGAAATAGGATACAAAATTTGAGAGCTGAAACTGTTTGCTGCAAATGTAAGGAACCTGAAGAGACGACAGCAGGTGTGGTCAAAGGGAGGAAAAACTAATTGCAATATAAAGTAAACCAAATATGCAAGAAAACTACATGTTGTGCATTAACACAAGTCCATCCTCTGTAGCTGCCACACAGATGAGCATTATTGACAAGAGATTTATTGGATTAATATTATAGTTATAAAAGTTTAATAGACAGGATTACATGGCTGGCTGGATAGCGGTCTGCCTACATATATTGATAGCTGTGAGAATTTCTAATGGGCAGCTGTGTTTTGGATTTCTTGTTTCGCTGTTTTCTCCGCTCTGTGTCATTGGAGTGATGCAACGTCTCAGCTGTCTGTAGCTCAGCAGTTTTCCCAGGCATCGCTGCAGTGCAGGCATGGTGTGTGTTCCAATAATCAGATACAACTTCTTACTTTCCAAAGAGTATCCAACAGCAATGGGCTCGCATTTTCTCAATATAGGCTATGTGTTGAAAAGTTCACTGCTTTGTGAATCTGGAGCAGACAGGCACTGACATGTTGCCCTCCACAGCTTACCTCTGATTCAGGTTCTAAACTAATTAGAGCTGCACTGTACATTAAGTGGGGCACCCTCTGGCAACAGGATCAGTTTAGGTTCACTCAAttcttcccctctgtctctttatctttcAGGTGGTCAGGGCTCGACTGGAAGAGAGGGGCGTGGAGGTCCGTGATGTTAAGCTGAATGGCTCGGCAGCCAGCCATGTTCTGCACCAGGACAATGGTCTTGGCTACAAAGACCTGGACCTGATTTTTGGCCTAAATCTAACTGATGACAAAACCTTCCGGCTGGTGAAAGATGTGGTGCTAGACTGCCTGGTGGACTTCTTGCCTGAAGGGGTGAGCAGGGAGCGAATGACAGCCCTCACCCTGAAGGAGGCGTACGTGCAGAAACTGGTGAAAGTTTGCAATGAGACAGACCGCTGGAGCCTCATCTCACTGTCCAACAACACCGGCAAGAACGTGGAGCTAAAGTTTGTGGACTCCCTGAGACGACAGTTTGAGTTCAGTGTTGACTCCTTCCAGATCACTCTGGACTCATTGCTCCTCTTCGACCGCTGCTCAGAGACGGCCATGTCTGAGACCTTCCACCCCACAGTGCAGGGGGAGAGCATGTATGGAGACTTTGAGGAGGCTCTGGGTCACCTTCGCTCCCAGACTATCGCCACCCGCAGCCCAGAAGAGATCAGAGGCGGCGGGCTGCTCAAgtactgccacctgctggtgcGCGGCTTTCGGCCATCCTCCGAGGCGCAGATGAAACAGATGCAGCGCTACATGTGCTCGCGCTTCTTCATCGACTTCCCTGACATaagtgagcagcagaggaaacttGAGGGCTATCTGCAGAACCACTTTGCGGGCATGGAGCACAAGCGCTATGAGTACCTGGTGACGCTGAGGCGGGTGGTGGACGAGAGCACTGTGTGTCTGATGGGCCATGAGCGCAGACAGACGCTGGCACTTATTTCCGCACTGGCGCTGCGTGTAATGGCAGAACAGAATGCTATCCCTGCTCTGTCCAACATCACCTGCTACTACCAGCCAGCCCCCTATGTCAGAGATGTCAACTTCAGCAATTACTACGTGGCACAGGTTCAGTCGCACATGGCCACATTCAGTAACTCTTATCAAACGTGGCTGCCTTGCAGCTAAGCAGTGACTTATGATGTCTGGAGAGCTTTCTGTTTTAACTTTACATTGATGTAAGCTGAGCACTTATCGTGCTTGGTTGCTCTGTAGCAATGAGGCTTTTTGCTATAAGGCCCAGTGTGAACAAAAAGGAATTAAtggttctttttcttttttctttttgccaaaTCTTATCTCAAAACCATTCCACTAAGTTATATTGATTAATACTGCTGTAAACAATTCTCATTCGAGCCATTATAATTATATCATTTTTCTGTTGGCATTTTATATCCAGTGTGGACATACGTGGACAAATGAAGGGTTGATATGTGACAGAGGGACTTTGCTAGTTCTGTTTCAGGTCTGATGGAGGCTTGTGTATTGTGTctttaatgaaatgtaaatactcGGTATGAAACCAGAAAGATGTTTTTCGTTCTGTCTGTGGTTTCAGCTTACCTGATTGAGAGAAGTTAAGGACCAAAGAAATCATTTTCTTGTTTAGCATGACAAACAGAGACTGTATGTGGTTCCAAGTGCCTGAAATTGACCAATGTCTTTATAGAAGTTACAATGTAAGAACTGTTTTTGAAACTGTTTTCATCCAGGTTGCTGTAAATTTCTATATCAAGGGTCAaggtatttgtttttaaatcattaaaaaaatgacagaaaaatagaaaagatgttgtctttttttccattttcatcgTGAAAGTAGAATGAGGACATATGCTCCAGTTGGCTTAAATTATTCTAGGGATGTGCGTCATGAATACATTCTCCCTCTCCTTatctcactgtctctgtttctatGTCTCTATAGACCTCTTCGTCATTATCTACCTTTCACTATCTTCCTCAGTCACACACAAGCGCCAcagtgtgttgtctgtgttccATCTGCCAAACACTGACTggcctcacacaaacacttactTGTTCAAGCTCTGTGcatcccccaccccccaaaTGGATTCCCCTGAGTCTAAGCACTATACATTAGCCATTTCCTTCCACTTGTCCAACGAGGGGTTTCCTTGGCCTCCTTTCAGAAAGGGGAGCTCCGAGGGGGCAGCGGAGGACCAGGTGGTGAAATGGGTCTTCTGGCTTTTCAGCAATTGTTCCAGCACTTCACTTCCTGGATGATCCCAACAGTTCAGTATTTCATCCTCTCTTAGACCAGCATTCCTACCTGTTGACATTTTATCCTAATTTATTTTGCATCATGGACGTTTCCTTGAGATTTGTGGAGGGCATAGCTGGGACACACACCTGTTTGCTGTTGCCTCTGATGGTGACAGAAAGCATGTGGCCATAAAGCAAGTGCTGGAACACTTGAGCACTCActgatttttttataaaaattaaTTTGGAGACAAAGCGTCTGTCAGAGTGATTAAGGGGCGAGATAGAAATGTGACAAGGGAAATTTCCCTCCGAGAGTAAGCTGTCAGACTTGTTTTTTAACTgctacagaaacatttaaagaagcCTAGGACACCTCTGGAGAATTCCTCTGGAATAAACATGTCGTTTTGCTGCAGCTGAGTTGGAGCTTTTCTTATCTTTAACAAACCAGTGATTCCTGCGCCTAGTGACCAGACCCCAAGAGTCAACAAGAGAGCTGTGAGGTGCATCTCTGGAAACATTGTGAAGATTCAATTGCTAATATTAATTTTCAGCCAGACAATGCTTGTGTGTTGCTCTGTTGCATCACAACTTTGGTCCAGATTGACTCTCAACAACTACTGGATGGATGTCTTGTAAATTTGAATCACTCCTGTTGAATTTTGTTATCTAACACTAAAGCTACCATTTTTTAGTGAAATGTCTCAACAGCTATTGGATTTGAATATTGGGTATTACCTTGGTTTTTCCAGTGGTAGCTACAACCAGAGCATCATTTCCAGGACTGTGAAGGGCAAATGTAACTCAGAATGTAATATTATGGTTTctttaatatgtttaataaCCTTTGGTCCAAAGCGACTCAAGTACTTTGATTGCACCTCATGTGCAAACTCAAATTCTGCACATTTTTTCACTTACAACTACCAGTATGGTAAATCTTTGACTGGACTGGGTTATTTTCTACAGACAGCCCCTATTTGCCATGAAGTGTCAAAATAAGGCCAAACCTTGAGTTTATTCAATACTTTGATTCATGACAGAGTAACTCAGCTGTACTTTTGTACTTTGTTTAGCTTTAAATACtacattttacatcattttataCACCACAACTTCAACATTGTCATTGTGTGATCATTCTGTAGTGCGATGCTGAAGGTAGCATTTAGCTCTGTTGCTACTGTGCAGcctctaaagctgttttcaggcatgaactctggaaaatgtcatgCTCAatttttcacatatgaagaacaaagcaggagattgtccgggtcagacgcattcacaacaacaggaaattgACCTGTTGAGGAGTggtgtctgggtagagcatgcaggaggcatgattataataataataacaataataatgatgatatcTGTATAGATTCTGATAtggaaattgaatttgaattgcTGTTGTTGTGGCACAATTAACCTTAAAACTTAATATAGGGTTTCTGCcaatttttcttcttctgctccaaCACAGTTTCTCTAATGGTAGCTGAAGTGTTTTCAAAGTCACGATAGACTTGAGGCAAGATAGCTACACTTGTTTTTCCTGGACAAATACCACACATAAATATGACACTGTGGTAAGCACTGTGGTTCATACTGTTCCACAGCTCTCAACAGCTTGGCCTCCTCACCCCAGGCTTCTCCAGTCTACGTGGGTGGGCCTCTGTTGGTTTGACTCCCACCACAGACACTGGAGCTCAAAAGGTCCTGTTATCATTTTATCCCACcattctgtgtctgtctgctgcgaAGAGTAATCTGTGTCTGACAACTGCAGTGTGCACTTTTTTGGGGGATGCAGTAGGTTTGCGTGTCTGATTAGATTAAGGTGGTGAGCGATACCACCTGGGGCATGATGGGAAGGGTCAGGATGAGTTTTGGAGCTGCGAGTCGTCTTCAGCGTAACAAGCCGTTCACCATAGTCAACTCTCAGCTCCTTATCTGAGTATATTGGCTGCCTGGGGAGATTgtgtaagaaaaacaaatttgcTCGGATGCAACACGGGTGGCTGAATCTTAAACACAAATGAACGCAGTGAACTTTAAATAGCGTGCCTGAAGGAGGAGGATAAAGGAATATCATAGGAGGTGGGTTGAAGGGAAAATGAGACAGGAAATCAACAATCAAAAGACATATGTTATATCAAAGATACTGTGTTTTCCCAGTTTCTAATTGCCAAGTTTCATAAAAGTACCATATGTGCAAAAATCCAAGATTGAGATATCATAAAagcatataaaaatgtttttattcgaCAATGCTTGAATCAGATTGATACTAATTTCAGTCTTTAAGCTGAAGAATGAAGGAAGTGGTGCAGGTTTTGTCTCATAAAGCTTGTTTTACAGGACTGGGTGGCACTGCTCCATCTATTATCATGTCGTTAGCGAGAGGGTCCCGGGAAATCACAGATTTCTATTTGGAGGATCTATGGATATTCCGAGCGGCTTCACCATGGTGATGTTTATTTGTTGTCCTGAATGCAAAGGGTATGCCTGTACCATACAGCTCGCAATAAAAACTATGTATTCACCTTTGGCTTTTGTGGTATTTCTCTGAGCCACAAAATGAGTTAAATATGTGTTTATTGGGGAAACTTGTATCAGTCAAAGGTGAAAATTCATGGCATTTATGTGAAAAGTATAAAAATCCACAAGCAACAAAACTTTCACATGGACTGATTAAGGGATAAAATATGACTCATTCGTGAGTAAATTTTAATTAGTCAGAGTCTGAAGTTGAGAGTTTATTCttgatgtttaaaacaaaagcagagcaCCAGTGTCTGGAATAGAGCCCGACCAGTGCCACTactgagaaggaggagaaagaatgTCAATATACAAAACAAGAtgttaatgatgataataatgtgaCACACTCAACACATGTGTGGTTATCCTTTAGATTTTGGTTGTGGTTGCCTTGCGTCTCAATCCTAATAATACTAATtagaataattataattatttataatacaaAACTCACTGTCATCACAGGGagcagacacaacaaacaagatGAAGAAACTGAATTGAGAACTTGAGAAATGTTTGATATTAATCATGGAGCTAGACCAATGCAAATAGGCTTCCTCTTCAAAATGCTCCTCTGGATTGACATGTGTGCATGGCCACACATTCTCTGCACTATTTTGCATGCACCAGCATGTCTCTGTCAATTTCCCCCTGGCAAGAATGTGCATAGTCTCCAGTGAACCACTTGTGCATGTGAATGGCATTCAGATCCAATGTTAAAATAGTTAGAGCAGAATAAATACGCCATGCATATTATCAAAGCACCATGTAGTTTGCATTTTCTCTACATGTATGTGGGACTTTCGTTTTGTTGCTCCAGACTGAAGCATGAAGACTCTTACTTTAAGAGAAAGAAATGTCTCCCTGCAAAAGCTGTAAAAATAGAAACCAGATCGGCATTTTTATTCTCTATATTCAAATTTGAGATCAactggccaaaaaaaaaacacattaaaagaaaaactcccTATAAAGAGCATCTCAGTGATGAATCAATCAACTAAGTCAAGAAAGTCATAATTTTCCTCCACTGACGCATGCTGTGTAAATCCGTCAGTAgctgaatttatttttccaaaacaAGCAGAACAGAAAAGTTCTTGGATGAATCCGATGCTCTCACTGCTTTTTTTGAACAAATTAGTGACTAACCTGTAATTTACAGACAACATCACAGGCAGTGAAAAGAAGCCTGGGTCTGTGTTTTCATGACAAATAAGGGCTGGAGCACAGACGGGCTGAACAGCGAGTTCTGTTGAGTCACTCCCAGACTGAAAATAATGAACTGTACTTTTGAAGAGAGAGTCTCAGACCACGGAGGGTGTAGACTCTAAACAAAAAGAGACACTGTGTGAAAGCACAACACAATTTCGGGAAAGATTTTCAGAATAGAAATGTCAGGTCTTAAAATggcatattctttttttttaaatatcaggGATGATATATGCTCACAGGCttccacacagctgctgcagctgacgTCAGAGCTTCATCTAAAAACTAACGGTATTGTACCGACATCTGCCCAGACCAAACTCCAGCCTGCTTTCATTTTGGTTCAGAGGACGCTGGGCGGGGTTTGACTCTTCTCTTATCCGACCAGCTTCCTGACAGCACACAGTAAACACTGGCCCCTCTGAAAGATCATACTGTTTGTGACCCTTGGGCCCCAGCGAGTCACTCtccactcataaatattaatgGCCACTGTACCAAATGAGGCCACTGACTGCTAACAAGGGGTGTGAAGGATGGGACTGATGCTTGTTCTCTTTTAATGCTGCGAGAGGCTCCTCTTCACTGCGGGGGCGAGGCAAAACAGAGAGGCCAAACTGGAAAAGTCAGGCCCCTGCCTCTCTGACATATGGATCTTCTTAGCACAAAGTGAATGGAGCTGGGATACCTCTTGGCTTTGACTGCCTGGTGCTCACTTTGGCTTCAAGAGTGAAATCAGCAATAGCAGAGAATTTCAATGCCAAAAACATCAGCTCTCCACTTGAATAACCAACGACTATAAACTCAAATGATTAATGACCCACCAAGCGCTCCAAACCTTTAATGCACCCAGCAGGGTGGACACTGTAGAGCGGACCGTGTTTATCAGTTGGCCCCAGACGTCTTATATAATAATGTTACATAATAACATGAGCCCTTTAGACGAGGTATACCATCCTTCCCCATGAGGTCCATGCCATATTACTCAGAGAACCCCTCCACAGCCTTAGCACATCTGGTTGTCTGCTAATTTCAACCGGAGCCAGTGATATGCAGACAGCAGCCAGTTTAGgcaaaaaggcaaaaagaaattgtgttttgGCCCAAAACAACCATGAGTGTGGAAACTGGGGATAAGAAATTGCGAAAACCTCTGAGGGGTGTTGCTTGATTTGGAGTGATTTGGATTTGCAAAAAAATCCCAGTCTTAAGACAACTTTCCTCCCTTTGAAATTTGCTCtctatgaaatattaaagaaaatccTGCTGCTAATAAAAAAGTGAGGTGCGACTGAAAAACATGGGAAATCTGGACATTCTGTTCTGGTGCCTGAACTTGGTTGCTCAACATTTCTGGCATGGCAGAAATTCATCATTGATACTTGCTCCCCCCTGTACATTGCTTGGCAAAAGATTTCAGTGCTGGTTGATTTGGTGACAGCTGTAGTTCCTGGTGGTACCATCAGAGATGATTCAAAACAACAGGTCATGTTATGGAAGTTACGAAATGAGTCAGTCAACTCATAAAACATCGGCATGCTGCATATACCTCCTGCGTGCTAGGACCAGGCCTCATTTTCTTCTCATCTGGATTTCCCAAAGTCACACTCTGCAAATCAAGACAGGCCATGGCAATGTTTCCGTATGAAAGGCAGAGAGTCCATGCTGAGCAGGGGAGGTTGATGGATGAGCCACAAGGCAGCAACTTCACTCTGACTGAAGGGACTGACATCTGACCGGCTCAGGTACAGGAAGGCAGCCCTGCATCTGTTTTCATCTCAACCTCTGTGGGTTCTGAAACAGCCTGGAGGAAAATGTGCATCTCATCTTGGCCCTTCTGTTTCAGATAATCATCAGATTCACCCCAGGTTAGATGCAGCTGTTTGTCAGAAAATTATCAACTTCACAGGTTTCAGGAACCGAAGGCTAGAAAAAAGTACGGTCACAGTAGATTCATGCAGTCCATCACAGACAGAAATTTAGCCGTAAAttagaagagagaaaaagaaaaactccagCTGGTGTTGATCATAAGGTAAACAGTGAAATATGTAATCAACTGTGCTTTCAGAAACACAGTGTCATAATAACTGTGacattgtcatatgcacaaaaGCTGCTTATCTGCTCTCTAAGGCCAGAATTAAATATACTTTTAAGTTCCTTAAAACGTTTGCTCTCAGACATTACTTCCAGTCTGAACCAGAGAAACCAATGTGAAAGTACCTTAAAGTGCAACACCACTGATGGccagcacattttttttaacaatattctatttttcaactttattttattgatagGACAGTGGACAAGAAGCATGAAACGAGAGAAATGAATGAGAGAAGACACGGAGCAACGGGCCAGGTTGGATCAAACCTGTGGCGGCAGCTGGAGGACttcaagggatagttcaccaaaaaatgaataatCACTCAACTATTCAGCACTATGCCAATTGAGGGGTGGgtcaagtgtttgagtccacaaaacagtttgagggagaaacagaaacttatttttgatttgaaacagtgtcattttttacatctgaagaaggaACCCCTTTcttcaattggattggattgggctgcaacactgtttacccctgatactctaaaagtattttgtggactcaaacactcaaCCCACCCCTTCATCGGCAAAGTggtgaacttttatttttccttgaactatccctttaagcccCTGTAAGTGGGGCATCCTGGCAACTAGGTGAGTTAACGGGGCAGCATCTTTACCAATGTTGAGATAACGTCATTTATTTTGCGTTACTGGCAGATTAACCCAGTGTCAATGTCCCCAGTAAGTGTGATGTGCTGCATTGGTAAAAGTTAATGTAACTGTCCATCAGGGTTTCATGATAATTCAGGTTAACGATTAGGTAACctaaaactgtaaaagtaaCTTTCTACCTTGCAATTTAGTAATTATATAGCTTATAGTAAGTTCAATCAattatagcacttttcaaaaacacatttatacttCAGTATAAATACTTATACTTcccaaacagaaaaacagaaaacacacaaaaatataaataatgtaaaggcaattttataaaaatgtgtctttaaaagaGATGAACGAGACGACACAGAGGTAGCTAGTCTGATTCCCAGTAGAAGGTTTTTCCATAGCCGTTGGGACCTCTCAGCAAAACCTCTGCCACCTTCAGTTGGTCTTCACATCTGAGAGTACGAGCAGGTGTGTACGGGATTAGGTCAGTAATATGGTAATATAGTCCAACCCAAACCTGacattgtttctgtgtctgaatCTGACCTGAGTCTTCCCTGATTACAGACATGTCCAGTGTTAAAAATCAATTTAGATATCCCAGACAACTGGACTGACCAACTTTATTTTAATCCTCATCAACAAAGTTAACACGTGTAGTTTTGTCTTAATTTTTTATGGCATATAATTTCTTTCTGCTCATTGGTCCAAAATGTTTGAGTATCATGTACCCCTAACCTCTAAACCATGGTATTGTCATGTTGGATGGGTCTTTAAACTAAGACACTTTAAATAACTGTTTGCACATGTTCAACCAACCCCTGTGCATATGTCAGGAAATGAGGTGATGTCATGGCTGTGCTATGATCATTACATGTGTTTTGATAGCTGAAAGACTTAAAGTTGTCCTGCAGCCCAATTTCCTTTCtatattaataaatgtttttgtcaccTGAGATGCAAACATTTGTAGGACTGACTC from the Paralichthys olivaceus isolate ysfri-2021 chromosome 20, ASM2471397v2, whole genome shotgun sequence genome contains:
- the tent5bb gene encoding terminal nucleotidyltransferase 5Bb gives rise to the protein MSSGDASEQGRRVSVLSWDQVRRLDAILGESVPIHGRGNFPTLSVQPRQIVQVVRARLEERGVEVRDVKLNGSAASHVLHQDNGLGYKDLDLIFGLNLTDDKTFRLVKDVVLDCLVDFLPEGVSRERMTALTLKEAYVQKLVKVCNETDRWSLISLSNNTGKNVELKFVDSLRRQFEFSVDSFQITLDSLLLFDRCSETAMSETFHPTVQGESMYGDFEEALGHLRSQTIATRSPEEIRGGGLLKYCHLLVRGFRPSSEAQMKQMQRYMCSRFFIDFPDISEQQRKLEGYLQNHFAGMEHKRYEYLVTLRRVVDESTVCLMGHERRQTLALISALALRVMAEQNAIPALSNITCYYQPAPYVRDVNFSNYYVAQVQSHMATFSNSYQTWLPCS